The Sulfolobales archaeon genome contains a region encoding:
- a CDS encoding iron ABC transporter permease, producing MFKREPFLVFQLVGTYIFYTAFLIVPIAYVLSAASNADISSLTVNPKYFSPHIAQEPIAQYTRPDGRVIYIIRGFNYGLIINSILIALIVTFISIALGLLFALIVSRYVFPMKNLLRLLLYIPMLPAPFINAFVAFKLFDPIYGFIPWLMTDLLKLPFGIGFQEMAGVVLAQVMAFYPIAYLNISASMLSQDPSAEEQAENLGGRGFTLFRTVTLPLSTPGIMAAASTIFIFSLEDLGGPIAFKFRHTISYEIYSTFRQATTGSISPITALLAFILLIIAISVFIVTRELAGRKQYALPSKGGRAYTSFRKPGAIGYLLIYLVAFPLAIFTSLPQIGVVIFALAGPTWLRSPVPLEISPRFLLEAFADPIAVRALYNSLVYSTAALAIMVLLAISIAYISQRFRGPATVAIDAISMSALTIPGLVIALGYLYYFIDLSSMLGFNYLDSVQALAISIIIAYSVRKAPFVIRAAYAGIQQIHASLEEAAANLGSKRIGIIFRITLPLSKLSIASGSLMGWVYAFSEVSVSVTLGGIAAVGVNHAAPMTFIMSDYIANKVQAIAVVASLGVILILTELIAIAIVNHITRQRFAAVSIA from the coding sequence TTGTTTAAAAGGGAACCCTTTCTGGTTTTTCAGCTAGTAGGTACATATATATTTTATACTGCTTTCCTCATAGTTCCTATAGCATATGTTCTCTCGGCCGCGTCTAATGCTGATATATCGAGTCTCACGGTAAATCCTAAGTACTTTTCTCCCCATATCGCTCAGGAGCCTATAGCACAATATACCAGGCCAGATGGCCGTGTTATCTATATAATTAGAGGGTTCAATTATGGTTTGATCATAAACTCTATCTTAATAGCTTTGATTGTAACATTTATATCCATAGCTCTAGGACTATTATTCGCCTTGATCGTTTCTAGATATGTGTTTCCCATGAAGAATCTCCTAAGACTGTTGCTCTATATACCAATGCTCCCAGCACCTTTTATAAATGCTTTTGTTGCTTTTAAGCTCTTCGACCCTATATATGGGTTTATACCTTGGCTTATGACTGATCTTCTCAAACTCCCATTTGGAATTGGTTTCCAGGAGATGGCAGGTGTTGTGTTGGCTCAGGTAATGGCTTTCTATCCGATAGCATATCTAAATATAAGTGCATCGATGCTCTCGCAAGATCCTTCAGCTGAGGAGCAGGCCGAAAACCTAGGTGGTAGAGGCTTTACGCTATTTAGAACAGTTACCTTACCTCTTTCAACACCGGGCATTATGGCTGCGGCTTCAACAATATTTATATTCAGCCTAGAGGATCTCGGTGGACCCATAGCATTTAAATTCAGGCATACAATATCCTATGAGATCTACTCAACATTTAGACAGGCCACTACTGGTAGTATAAGCCCTATAACGGCTCTCCTCGCCTTTATTCTTCTAATAATTGCGATCTCGGTTTTCATAGTGACTAGAGAGCTTGCAGGTAGAAAGCAGTATGCATTGCCATCAAAGGGTGGGAGAGCCTATACCTCTTTCAGAAAGCCGGGGGCTATAGGCTATCTTCTAATCTATCTAGTAGCATTCCCACTAGCTATATTCACATCTCTCCCACAGATAGGGGTTGTTATATTCGCTCTGGCCGGGCCTACATGGCTTAGAAGTCCTGTGCCTCTTGAGATAAGCCCCCGCTTCCTTTTAGAAGCATTCGCGGATCCTATTGCTGTGAGGGCTCTTTACAACTCACTAGTATATTCCACCGCAGCACTAGCAATAATGGTTCTTCTAGCTATATCTATAGCATATATATCCCAGAGGTTTAGAGGCCCTGCAACCGTTGCTATAGATGCTATCTCTATGAGCGCCCTCACAATCCCAGGCCTCGTAATAGCCCTTGGATATCTATATTACTTCATAGATCTATCATCGATGCTGGGCTTCAACTATCTAGATAGCGTTCAAGCCCTCGCCATATCGATTATAATAGCATATAGCGTTAGAAAGGCTCCATTTGTTATAAGAGCAGCATATGCTGGAATACAACAGATACATGCAAGCCTTGAAGAGGCAGCAGCGAACCTGGGATCCAAGAGGATCGGGATTATATTTAGGATCACATTACCCCTATCAAAGTTAAGCATAGCCAGCGGATCTCTTATGGGTTGGGTGTATGCATTTAGCGAGGTAAGCGTCTCGGTGACCCTCGGAGGTATTGCTGCAGTTGGTGTAAACCACGCAGCCCCAATGACCTTCATCATGAGCGATTATATAGCAAATAAGGTTCAAGCGATCGCTGT
- the gatC gene encoding Asp-tRNA(Asn)/Glu-tRNA(Gln) amidotransferase subunit GatC, translated as MDITIERLERLAMLRLSRDEKDALARDIAKILDFFKQLDEVELENIDPLFHVVEKGSTVREDIVRPGINRDWVEESAYRVVDGYVIGPRTIIGEEHEPHQ; from the coding sequence TTGGATATAACTATCGAGAGACTTGAGAGGTTGGCAATGCTGAGGCTAAGCAGGGATGAGAAGGATGCTCTGGCCAGGGATATAGCTAAAATCCTTGATTTCTTTAAACAGCTCGATGAGGTGGAGTTAGAGAATATAGATCCCCTCTTCCACGTCGTTGAAAAAGGCTCAACCGTTAGGGAAGATATTGTTAGACCCGGTATTAATAGAGATTGGGTTGAGGAGAGCGCATATAGAGTTGTAGATGGATATGTGATCGGGCCTAGAACCATTATTGGTGAGGAGCATGAGCCTCATCAATAA